From Salvia splendens isolate huo1 chromosome 3, SspV2, whole genome shotgun sequence, a single genomic window includes:
- the LOC121797219 gene encoding patatin-like protein 3 has product MAAVYPNMLQDKLTNEIFSILENKFLFGTNTFTNNDNGKVRILSMDAGDAILAANALVHLQSILRAKSGNPSAHIADFFDVVAGSGAGGVLAALLFTRGKDGAPLMTADQSLTFLLDHHRTFTPRRRQLFGRRSASKLLKKVFGDLTLKDTLRKGVLIPCYDLKSGAPFLFSRADALEMDGCDFRIAGLCEATLADAAVELKSVDGRSRIAAVGGRVGMSNPTAAAITHVLNNKHEFPLCASIQDLLVVSLGGAADVAAQGFSEMVDQAVSMAFGEERRSNYVRIQGVVNGEKKRAVAERILGEKNVESVLFKGKKMVEATNMERMEMLGGELIKEQERRKNAILPTVLLSSPRSSSASTLSSN; this is encoded by the coding sequence ATGGCAGCAGTATACCCAAACATGCTCCAAGACAAACTCACCAACGAAATATTCTCCATTCTGGAGAACAAATTCCTCTTCGGCACCAACACTTTCACTAACAACGACAACGGAAAGGTGAGGATTCTGAGCATGGACGCCGGCGACGCGATCCTCGCTGCGAACGCCCTTGTCCATCTCCAGTCCATCCTCCGCGCCAAATCCGGCAACCCCTCCGCCCACATTGCCGACTTCTTCGACGTCGTGGCCGGCTCCGGCGCCGGCGGAGTCCTGGCGGCGCTCCTCTTCACCCGCGGCAAGGACGGCGCCCCCCTCATGACCGCCGACCAGTCCCTCACCTTCCTCCTCGACCACCACCGCACCTTCACCCCCCGCCGCCGCCAGCTATTCGGGCGGAGGAGCGCCTCCAAGCTGCTgaagaaggtgttcggcgattTGACTCTGAAGGACACGCTAAGAAAAGGGGTGCTGATCCCCTGCTACGACCTGAAGAGCGGGGCGCCGTTCCTGTTCTCGCGCGCGGACGCGCTGGAGATGGACGGCTGCGATTTCCGGATCGCGGGGCTGTGCGAGGCCACGCTGGCGGACGCGGCGGTGGAGCTGAAGTCGGTGGACGGGAGGAGCAGGATAGCGGCGGTGGGGGGGAGGGTCGGGATGAGCAATCCGACGGCGGCGGCGATCACGCACGTGCTCAACAATAAGCACGAGTTCCCGCTCTGCGCCTCCATCCAGGATCTGCTGGTGGTGTCGCTGGGCGGGGCGGCTGACGTGGCGGCGCAGGGGTTTTCCGAGATGGTGGATCAGGCGGTGTCGATGGCGTTTGGGGAGGAGAGGAGGAGTAATTATGTGAGGATTCAGGGAGTGGTGAATGGGGAGAAGAAGAGGGCGGTGGCGGAGAGGATTTTGGGGGAGAAGAATGTGGAGTCGGTGTTGTTTAAAGGGAAGAAAATGGTGGAGGCGACGAATATGGAGAGGATGGAGATGTTGGGAGGGGAGCTGATTAAAGAGCAGGAGAGGAGGAAGAATGCTATTTTGCCGACGGTGCTGCTCAGTTCGCCAAGATCTTCATCGGCTTCTACACTATCATCCAATTAG